Genomic segment of Streptomyces alboniger:
GTCGCCGAACTCGTCGGCTCCGGCCGTTCCTTCGCCCGCCTCGACCAGGACGGCAAGGTCGTCTTCAAGGCCGAGATCGGCGCCGCCACGCCACACGCCTGCCAGGTCCAGGGCGTCTGGGTGGCACCCGAGTACCGCGGCCGCGGCCTCGCGGCCCCCGGCATGGCGGCCGTACTGCGCTACGCCCTGGAGGACGTCGCCCCCGTCGTCAGCCTGTACGTCAACGACTTCAACACCGCGGCCAGAGCGGCGTACCGACGCGTGGGCTTCCAGGAGGTCGGCGCGTTCATGAGCGTCCTGTTCTGACGCCCCGGGCCGCCCCGCCACCCGCGCCGAGCGCCCTGTTCAGAAGCGCGACGGCGCGAAGTAGGGTCGCCTCATGACTGACGACGTCGTGATCGGGCCCCTCGACCTCGCCGCGCGGGTGGACGAAGCGCTGGACGTCCAGGCCCATGCCTTCGGGCTGAGCGACGACGAGGTGGCCGTGCGGCGCCAGATCGTCCTGCGTCACCTCACCTACCCGGGCGCCCGCTCGTTCGGCGCGACCACTCCCGAAGACCGGCTCGTCGGCTTCGTCTACGGCATGCCCAACGACCGCCGCCACTGGTGGTCGACGGTCGTCGAGCCCTACCTCCGCGGCCGGCAGCTGGACGGCTGGCTCGACGACTCCTTCGTCATCACCGAGCTGCACGTGCACCCCGGCCACCAGAACCGCGGCATCGGCCGCACCCTGATCACCACCATCACGGAGGGTGTCGCCGAGCCCCGCTCGATCCTCTCCGCGATCGACGTCGAGACCCCCGCCCGCGGCCTGTACCGCTCCCTCGGCTACACGGACCTCGCCCGCCGCGTCCTGTTCCCGAGCGCCGCCATGCCCTACGCCGTGATGGGCGCCCCGCTGCCCCTGCCGTGCCGGGTCTGAGCCGGAGCGCCACCGCAATCGATTTCCGCCCGCGCCCGCGGCCCGGATAACCTCTCGCCATCACCTTCCCCGCCCTCTCGGCCCCGCCGAGCAGAGGGGACCCCCTTGTAGCAGGAGTTGATCATGGCCCAGGTCCAGCGCATGTCCCGATTGATGGTCAAGACACTGCGCGACGACCCGGCGGACGCCGAGACCCTCAACCACAAGCTGCTCGTCCGGGCCGGTTACGTCCGCCGCACCGCCGCGGGCATCTGGACCTGGCTGCCGCTCGGCAAGAAGGTCTACGAGAACATCGCCCGTGTCGTCCGCGAGGAGATGGACGCCATCGGCGGCCAGGAGGTCCTCCTCCCGGCGCTCCTGCCCAAGGAGCCCTACGAGGCGTCCGGCCGCTACGAGGAATACGGCGACCTGCTCTTCCGCCTCAAGGACCGCAAGGGCGCCGACTACCTCCTCGGCCCCACCCACGAGGAGATCTTCACCCAGGTCGTCAAGGACCAGTGCTCGTCCTACAAGGACCTGCCGGTGATCCTGTACCAGATCCAGACGAAGTACCGCGACGAGGCCCGCCCCCGCGCCGGTGTGCTGCGCGGCCGCGAGTTCCAGATGAAGGACTCGTACTCCTTCGACACCACCGACGAGGGTCTCGCCGAGTCGTACGCCCTGCACCGCGGCGCCTACCAGCGGATCTTCGAGCGCCTGGGCCTCGACTACCGCATCGTGTCCGCCGTCGCGGGCGCCATGGGCGGCTCCAAGTCCGAGGAGTTCCTGGCCCCGGCCCCCGCGGGCGAGGACACCTTCGTGGACTGCCCCGCCTGCGACTACGCCGCCAACACCGAGGCCGTCACCTTCGCGCTCGCCCCGGTCGACGGCTCGGCGCACGGCCCCGCCGAGGAGCTGGACACGCCCGACACCCCGACCATCGAGACGCTCGCCGAGCACCTCGGCGTCCCGGCCTCGGCGACCCTGAAGAACCTCCTGGTCAAGGTCGACGGCGAGATCGTGGCCGTCGGCGTCCCCGGCGACCGCGAGGTGGACCTCGGCAAGCTCGGCGAGCACCTGGCCCCGGCCGAGGTCGAGCTGGTCACCGCCGAGGACTTCGAGGGCCGCGACGACCTCGTACGCGGCTACGTCGGCCCGCAGGGCCTGGACAAGGTCCGCTACATCGCCGACCCCCGCGTCGCCCCGGGCACCGCCTGGATCACGGGCGCCAACAAGCAGGACAAGCACGTCAAGAACGTCGTCTGCGGCCGTGACTTCGAGGTCGACGACTACCTGGACGTCGTCGTGGTCGAGGCGGGTGACCCGTGCCCCAACTGCGGCACCGGCCTCAAGCTGGACCGCGCCATCGAGATCGGCCACATCTTCCAGCTCGGCCGCAAGTACGCCGACACCTTCCAGCTCGACGTCCTCGGCAAGGAGGGCAAGCCGGTCCGCGTGACCATGGGCTCGTACGGCATCGGCGTCTCCCGCGCGGTGGCGGCGCTCGCCGAGCAGACCGCCGACGACAAGGGCCTGTGCTGGCCCAAGGAGGTCGCCCCCGCCGACGTGCACGTGGTCGCCGCGGGCAAGGCGCTCCAGACGGAGCTGGCCCTGGACGTCGCCGAGAAGCTGGGCGCGGCGGGCGCGCGTGTGCTGGTGGACGACCGGGCCGGGGTCTCGCCGGGCGTTAAGTTCACCGACGCCGAGCTGATCGGCGTCCCGCAGATCCTGGTCGCGGGCCGCCGCTCCGCCGAGGGCATCGTGGAACTGAAGGACCGCCGCACGGGCGAGCGCGAGGAGCTTTCGGTCGAGGAGGCCGTCGCCCGACTCACCGCGTAAGGAAAACGCCCCGAAGGGGCGCGGGGAACTGCGCGACCAGCCACACACGGCCCGCAGACTCCGCGCCCACCGGGGTCACCCGGTCACAGCCACCCCGCGAACTCCAAAAGCAGCTCCGCGTCCTGCGGACGCCCCACCCGCAAGGCCCGGACCCCCGACTCCACGGCCCGGAAAAGCGTCCAGCCCCGAAGCCTCTCCTGGTCCACCTCAAGTGACTCCGCGAGCTTCTTCACGCGCCGCCGCGTGATCGACGCCCCGGACGGCGAGGCGATCAGATCCTCCACCCGGTCCCGGACGAGCCGCGCCAGATCGAAGGCGGCGTCACCGACCACCGGATCGGGCCCCACGGCCAGCCACGGCACCCGGTCCCCGGCAAGGACCTTGCTCTGCCGGAAGGTGCCGTGCAGCAGCCGCGGCTCGGGCTCCGCCGCGAGAAGCTCCTGCCGAGCGGCGAGGGCGGCGTCCACCAGCGGCGCGACCTCCGTGCCCGAGGAGGCCCGCATCGCCTCGGCCTGCCGCCCCGTCCGCTCGGCGACCGTCTCGAACCGGTGCCCGGCGGGCGGCTCCACCCACAGCCGCCGCAGCGTCCCCGCCGCTTCGAGCAGCGCCTTGGCCTCCGGCAGGGACCGCACGGACACATCACGGTGCAGCCGTTCGAGGAGCAGCGCCCCGTCCGAGCACTCGGGGTCGAGCAGCCGGGCGGCGCCGAGTCCGCCCCAGTGCGCGAGGGCGGCCCGCTCGCTCTCCGGGCGCGACCGGGGCGGCACGAGCTTGAGCACGGCGGGCGTTCCGTCGGCTTGGCGCACCATCACGACGAGGCCGCTGCGCCCGCCGGGGACGTGGACCCGCTCGATGGTCAACTCGCGCAGTGCGACGGCCTGTTCCACTGCCTCGGGCAGCTTCGCCAGCCAGTCGTCGCCGTCCTGCGCCGTCTCGCCGAGTGCGGTGACCAGGCGGCGCGGCGGTTCGAAAGACATGCGCGAGTCGTTCCTTCCTGAGGGGTTACGCCTTGGGCGTCGCCGGAGCCGATGAGCCGGATGGGGCGGACCGCTCGGCGAGCCCAGGGAAGGCTACGCTCCCGCCCCGCCACCGCGCCGCCCGGACCGCCGCCTCGCGCAGCGCCCCGGCGGCGCTGCCGCGCCGGGCGCCCGAGGAAGCGCGTACGAGATCGGAGTAGACCCCGGCGATCCGGTCCTCCAGATCGGCGGCGAGCCGGGCGGCAGCGGCCGCGTCCGGCACCGGGAAGGGCAGCGCGTAGGCCGCGTCGGCCGGCTGCGGCTCGCCGCCGAGGTCGCGCACGGCGCGCTGGAGTTCGTCGCGCCGGGCGCGGTGCGCGTCGTACGCGGTGCGGGCCTCGTCCCTGCGGCCGTCGCCGACCCGGCCGCCCACGACCCCGTAGCCGTACACGGCGGCGTGCTCGGCGCCCAGGGCGGCCTGCACGGCCTTCAGCTCGGCGTCCTTGGACTCGCTCACTTGTCGCCCTCCGTCAGCAGGTACGCGTGGGCCGCGCCCGCGGCGGCCACCGAGGCGAGCAGCCTGGCCTGCTCGGCCGGGGCCTCGAGCAGGGCCGCGCCCCGCCGGTCGGCCAGGGCGCGCTCGGCGTCGGCGAGATCGCGTACCGCCTTGTCGGGGTCCGAGGCCACGGACGGCTTCGGAGCCGGGGCGGCGGCACCGGAAGCCGACGCCGAGGGGGAAGCCGGGGCACGGCCGCCCCCGAACGCCTCCGCGTGCTTCCTCACCTCCGCGCGCAGCGGCTCGAGCCGCCCGGCGAGCGAGGGGTGGGCGGCGAGCACGGCGTCGTACCGCCCGAGCAGTTCCGTGCTCTCCTCGGCCGCCCGGGCGCGCAGGCGGCGCACGGCGGACGGGCGCTCCGCGTCCGAGCCTGCGCTGTCCGAGCAGCCCGTGAGCAGCGCCGCGGAGGCGACGCCGGCGGCCCCGGCGAGCAGGCTCCTGCGGCGCGGTCCCGGGCGGGATCGTGGGGCGGTGGGATACGACGGCACGGCAGACGTCCTCGGAAGGAAGGCCAAAAGGCGCGAGCGAGCAGGCAGACACAGGCAGACAAAGGCAGGAAGTGGGCGCGGGCCCGGTGATCA
This window contains:
- a CDS encoding GNAT family N-acetyltransferase — encoded protein: MTDDVVIGPLDLAARVDEALDVQAHAFGLSDDEVAVRRQIVLRHLTYPGARSFGATTPEDRLVGFVYGMPNDRRHWWSTVVEPYLRGRQLDGWLDDSFVITELHVHPGHQNRGIGRTLITTITEGVAEPRSILSAIDVETPARGLYRSLGYTDLARRVLFPSAAMPYAVMGAPLPLPCRV
- a CDS encoding proline--tRNA ligase gives rise to the protein MAQVQRMSRLMVKTLRDDPADAETLNHKLLVRAGYVRRTAAGIWTWLPLGKKVYENIARVVREEMDAIGGQEVLLPALLPKEPYEASGRYEEYGDLLFRLKDRKGADYLLGPTHEEIFTQVVKDQCSSYKDLPVILYQIQTKYRDEARPRAGVLRGREFQMKDSYSFDTTDEGLAESYALHRGAYQRIFERLGLDYRIVSAVAGAMGGSKSEEFLAPAPAGEDTFVDCPACDYAANTEAVTFALAPVDGSAHGPAEELDTPDTPTIETLAEHLGVPASATLKNLLVKVDGEIVAVGVPGDREVDLGKLGEHLAPAEVELVTAEDFEGRDDLVRGYVGPQGLDKVRYIADPRVAPGTAWITGANKQDKHVKNVVCGRDFEVDDYLDVVVVEAGDPCPNCGTGLKLDRAIEIGHIFQLGRKYADTFQLDVLGKEGKPVRVTMGSYGIGVSRAVAALAEQTADDKGLCWPKEVAPADVHVVAAGKALQTELALDVAEKLGAAGARVLVDDRAGVSPGVKFTDAELIGVPQILVAGRRSAEGIVELKDRRTGEREELSVEEAVARLTA
- a CDS encoding aminoglycoside phosphotransferase family protein, with the protein product MSFEPPRRLVTALGETAQDGDDWLAKLPEAVEQAVALRELTIERVHVPGGRSGLVVMVRQADGTPAVLKLVPPRSRPESERAALAHWGGLGAARLLDPECSDGALLLERLHRDVSVRSLPEAKALLEAAGTLRRLWVEPPAGHRFETVAERTGRQAEAMRASSGTEVAPLVDAALAARQELLAAEPEPRLLHGTFRQSKVLAGDRVPWLAVGPDPVVGDAAFDLARLVRDRVEDLIASPSGASITRRRVKKLAESLEVDQERLRGWTLFRAVESGVRALRVGRPQDAELLLEFAGWL
- a CDS encoding ferritin-like domain-containing protein: MSESKDAELKAVQAALGAEHAAVYGYGVVGGRVGDGRRDEARTAYDAHRARRDELQRAVRDLGGEPQPADAAYALPFPVPDAAAAARLAADLEDRIAGVYSDLVRASSGARRGSAAGALREAAVRAARWRGGSVAFPGLAERSAPSGSSAPATPKA